A region of Kiritimatiellia bacterium DNA encodes the following proteins:
- a CDS encoding phosphatidate cytidylyltransferase, whose amino-acid sequence MNFDKLKYRLPTGLAISAALFAAAWWLPFHGWLVVLLAITAVALWEFYGMLEAARIPHFPFVGIAGGLALILATGLLQQAPGRVEIMALFAALLAVLLRQFPQKNNPRPLETIAGTLFGILYVAFLFNFFTRLLVDWGDHDGRLLALYAIVVTKLSDVGAFFIGCAVGRHKLIPRISPAKSWEGCFGGIALSVLGSLAACALARPHWQQVVLHSGDAVALGLLLSLAGIAGDLTESLFKRAAGVKDSGRILLGMGGLLDVLDSLLFAVPMLYVYATFFLAA is encoded by the coding sequence ATGAACTTCGACAAACTGAAATACCGGCTGCCCACGGGGCTGGCGATCAGCGCGGCGCTGTTCGCGGCCGCGTGGTGGCTGCCGTTCCACGGCTGGCTGGTCGTGCTGCTGGCGATCACGGCCGTCGCGCTGTGGGAGTTCTATGGGATGCTTGAGGCGGCGCGGATTCCGCACTTCCCCTTCGTCGGCATCGCCGGCGGCCTGGCCCTGATCCTGGCGACCGGCCTGCTGCAGCAGGCGCCGGGCCGGGTCGAAATCATGGCCCTCTTCGCCGCGCTGCTCGCTGTGCTCCTGCGCCAATTCCCGCAGAAGAACAACCCGCGCCCGTTGGAGACCATCGCGGGCACGCTCTTCGGCATCCTGTACGTGGCGTTCCTGTTCAACTTCTTCACGCGGCTGCTGGTGGACTGGGGCGACCACGACGGGCGGCTCCTGGCCCTCTACGCGATCGTCGTGACCAAGCTCTCCGACGTCGGCGCCTTCTTCATCGGCTGCGCCGTCGGGCGGCACAAGCTGATCCCGCGCATCTCGCCCGCGAAGTCCTGGGAGGGCTGCTTCGGGGGCATCGCGCTGTCCGTGCTCGGCAGCCTCGCCGCCTGCGCCCTGGCGCGACCCCACTGGCAGCAGGTGGTCCTGCATTCCGGCGACGCGGTCGCGCTGGGCCTGCTCTTGTCGCTCGCGGGCATCGCGGGCGATCTGACCGAATCCCTCTTCAAGCGCGCCGCCGGCGTCAAGGACTCCGGCCGCATCCTCCTCGGCATGGGCGGCCTGCTGGACGTCCTCGACAGTCTCCTCTTCGCCGTCCCCATGCTCTACGTCTACGCCACCTTTTTCCTGGCCGCATGA
- a CDS encoding isoprenyl transferase → MMKESAPKIPTHVAIIMDGNGRWAKKRGWPRLKGHQEGAESVRAIIRACRNAGVKYLTLYAFSVENWVRPRAEIRGLMMLLKRFLSRQEFELHENKVRLRVIGRLADLPPEIQRELKRVMKATEHYDAGQLILALSYGGRAELRDAVRRIAARVRDGELKPGDVDEKTIAAHLYAPDVPDPDLMIRTSGELRISNFLLWQLSYSELYFTDVLWPDFREPQFREALAEYARRHRRFGDIE, encoded by the coding sequence ATGATGAAGGAATCCGCCCCGAAGATCCCCACCCACGTGGCGATCATCATGGACGGCAACGGCCGCTGGGCGAAAAAGCGCGGCTGGCCGCGGCTGAAGGGGCACCAGGAGGGGGCGGAGTCCGTGCGGGCGATCATCCGCGCCTGCCGGAATGCCGGCGTCAAGTACCTGACGCTGTACGCCTTCAGCGTGGAGAACTGGGTCCGGCCGCGCGCCGAGATCCGCGGGCTGATGATGCTCCTGAAGCGGTTCCTCTCCCGGCAGGAATTCGAGCTGCACGAGAACAAGGTCCGGCTGCGCGTGATCGGGAGACTGGCCGACCTGCCGCCGGAGATCCAGCGCGAGCTCAAGCGGGTGATGAAGGCGACCGAGCACTACGACGCGGGGCAGCTCATCCTGGCGTTGAGCTACGGGGGCCGGGCGGAGTTGCGCGACGCGGTCCGCCGCATCGCGGCCCGCGTCCGGGACGGCGAACTCAAGCCGGGCGACGTGGACGAGAAGACCATCGCGGCCCACCTTTACGCGCCGGACGTACCGGACCCCGACCTGATGATCCGGACCAGCGGCGAGCTGCGCATCAGCAATTTCCTGCTCTGGCAGCTTTCGTACTCCGAGCTATACTTCACGGATGTTTTGTGGCCGGACTTCCGAGAGCCGCAGTTCCGCGAGGCCCTGGCCGAGTACGCGAGGCGGCACCGGCGGTTCGGGGACATCGAATGA
- a CDS encoding adenylosuccinate synthase encodes MANTVLIGAQWGDEGKGKIIDVLSARADWVVRYQGGNNAGHTVEIGEQRFVLHLIPSGVLHPRCRNVIGHGVVVDPLALLGEIDGLRGQGVDPAGRLFVSDRAHVVLPFHRLLDAQREQNRTGGTLIGTTKRGIGPAYGDKASRVGLRMADLVAPGLDERLRPRLEEQNRILAALGAPAMDAAAVAADYRAAAARLAPFVADTIPMLHEAAARGEPILFEGAQGTMLDIDFGTYPFVTSSSATAGGACTGSGMPPHRIDRVVGVIKAYTTRVGEGPFPTELKDETGERLREGGREFGATTGRPRRCGWFDAVVARHSVMVNGIDWWAVTKLDVLDGVDTIRICTAYECDGRRLDHVPADARALERCRPVYEDFQGWRASTRAATRIEDLPARARAYVARLEEITGVPVGLLSVGPRRESTLWLPPAGEGA; translated from the coding sequence ATGGCTAACACGGTATTGATCGGGGCGCAGTGGGGTGACGAGGGCAAGGGCAAGATCATCGACGTCTTGAGCGCCCGCGCCGACTGGGTCGTGCGCTACCAGGGCGGCAACAACGCCGGGCACACGGTCGAGATCGGCGAGCAACGGTTCGTGCTGCACCTGATCCCCTCGGGCGTCCTGCACCCCCGGTGCCGCAACGTCATCGGCCATGGCGTGGTCGTGGATCCCTTGGCCCTGCTCGGGGAAATCGACGGGCTGCGCGGGCAGGGCGTGGACCCCGCCGGCCGGCTGTTCGTCAGCGACCGCGCCCACGTGGTGCTGCCCTTCCATCGCCTGCTCGACGCGCAGCGGGAACAGAACCGGACCGGTGGCACGCTCATCGGAACGACCAAGCGCGGCATCGGGCCGGCCTACGGCGACAAGGCCTCGCGCGTCGGCCTGCGCATGGCGGACCTGGTCGCGCCCGGGTTGGACGAGCGGCTGCGGCCCCGGCTGGAGGAGCAGAACCGGATCCTGGCCGCCCTCGGCGCCCCCGCGATGGACGCCGCGGCCGTGGCGGCCGACTATCGCGCCGCCGCCGCGCGCCTGGCGCCCTTCGTGGCGGACACGATCCCCATGCTCCACGAGGCCGCCGCGCGCGGCGAGCCGATCCTTTTCGAGGGCGCCCAGGGCACGATGCTGGACATCGATTTCGGGACGTACCCGTTCGTGACCTCGTCCAGCGCCACGGCCGGCGGCGCCTGCACCGGCAGCGGGATGCCGCCCCACCGCATCGACCGGGTCGTCGGCGTCATCAAGGCCTACACGACCCGCGTCGGCGAGGGGCCGTTCCCGACGGAGTTGAAGGACGAGACCGGCGAGCGACTCCGGGAGGGCGGCCGGGAGTTCGGGGCGACCACCGGCCGGCCGCGCCGCTGCGGCTGGTTCGACGCTGTCGTCGCCCGCCACTCCGTGATGGTCAACGGGATCGACTGGTGGGCCGTGACCAAGCTCGATGTGCTCGACGGCGTGGACACGATTCGAATCTGCACCGCCTACGAATGCGACGGCCGCCGCCTGGATCATGTGCCGGCGGACGCCCGGGCGCTGGAGCGCTGCCGGCCCGTCTACGAGGATTTCCAGGGCTGGCGCGCCTCCACCCGCGCGGCGACGCGCATCGAGGACCTGCCGGCGCGCGCGCGGGCGTACGTCGCCCGGCTGGAGGAGATCACGGGCGTGCCCGTGGGCCTTCTTTCGGTCGGGCCGCGGCGCGAGAGCACGCTCTGGCTCCCGCCGGCCGGGGAGGGCGCATGA
- a CDS encoding serine/threonine-protein phosphatase — MTDGAEPTPARGGRRRRWAGVAAASVAVFLLFCFLYIGSRRSVMNEIRHQAMGIAIAVAESLDPADLEQIKAPDDAGLPAYQRIQKYLGRVVSSNSDIRYIYTMRRALREDAREDDYEFIVDGPARDIDGDGVIAEDEESELPGKEYSARHLPELVAAWRQPMADPEVSPDPPYPDLMSGYAPVRNERGQTVAIVGADITAATVRAKLLALQIVIVSVWGVLTLLMALVVSLFFREQEALEANRALSAELAGRNEMLRAANTELAHNNEQFVREMKLAQSVQLGFLPKSFPRQDKIVFDRYYLTCEMLGGDLFDVFTLDDDHVGMYMADVAGHGVSAALISGLLKMAVSSARDNAAGDAGALTARLTQPDKTLSTINDMLVKELPEYEFITMIYAVLDIPSCTFHVASAGHLSPLKYEAASQKVVSWDIPTETALGLIEKCAYTTVSRTVAPGDKILFFTDGLVEAMNARGEEFGEDALRKQFEQQAPQPPAQIITALRQSVEQHRGGEKVSDDYSILVAEIR, encoded by the coding sequence ATGACGGACGGCGCGGAGCCGACTCCGGCACGCGGCGGCAGGAGACGCCGCTGGGCCGGCGTCGCGGCGGCCAGTGTCGCCGTGTTCCTGCTGTTCTGTTTCCTCTACATCGGTTCCCGGCGGTCGGTGATGAACGAGATCCGCCACCAGGCCATGGGCATCGCCATCGCCGTGGCGGAGAGCCTGGACCCCGCCGACCTGGAGCAGATCAAGGCCCCGGACGACGCCGGACTCCCCGCCTACCAGCGCATCCAGAAATACCTGGGCCGCGTGGTCTCGTCCAACTCCGATATCCGCTACATCTATACCATGCGGCGCGCCCTCCGGGAGGATGCCCGCGAGGACGACTACGAGTTCATCGTGGACGGCCCGGCCCGCGACATCGACGGCGACGGCGTAATCGCGGAAGACGAGGAAAGCGAACTCCCGGGCAAGGAATACTCCGCGCGCCACCTGCCGGAGCTGGTGGCCGCCTGGCGCCAGCCGATGGCCGATCCCGAGGTCTCGCCGGACCCGCCTTACCCCGACCTGATGTCCGGGTACGCCCCCGTGCGCAACGAGCGCGGCCAAACGGTCGCCATCGTCGGCGCGGACATCACGGCAGCCACGGTGCGCGCCAAGTTGCTGGCCCTGCAGATCGTCATCGTCTCCGTGTGGGGCGTGCTGACGCTGCTGATGGCCCTCGTGGTCTCCCTGTTCTTCCGCGAGCAGGAGGCCCTGGAGGCCAACCGGGCCCTGTCGGCCGAGCTGGCCGGCCGCAACGAGATGCTCCGGGCCGCCAACACGGAGCTGGCGCACAACAACGAGCAGTTCGTGCGCGAAATGAAGCTGGCCCAGTCGGTGCAGCTCGGGTTCCTGCCGAAGAGCTTCCCGCGCCAGGACAAGATCGTCTTCGACCGCTACTATCTCACCTGCGAGATGCTGGGCGGCGACCTGTTCGACGTCTTCACCCTGGACGACGACCACGTGGGCATGTACATGGCGGACGTCGCCGGGCACGGCGTCAGCGCGGCCCTCATCTCCGGGCTGTTGAAAATGGCCGTCTCCTCGGCGCGCGACAACGCCGCGGGCGACGCGGGCGCCCTGACGGCCCGCCTCACCCAGCCGGACAAAACCCTCTCCACCATCAACGACATGCTGGTCAAGGAACTGCCCGAGTACGAGTTCATCACCATGATCTACGCCGTGCTCGACATCCCCAGCTGCACCTTCCACGTCGCCAGCGCGGGCCATCTCTCCCCGCTGAAATACGAGGCCGCCAGCCAGAAGGTGGTTTCCTGGGACATCCCGACGGAAACCGCGCTGGGCCTGATCGAAAAATGCGCCTACACCACCGTGTCGCGCACGGTCGCCCCCGGAGACAAGATCCTCTTCTTCACCGACGGCCTCGTCGAGGCCATGAACGCGCGCGGCGAGGAGTTCGGGGAGGACGCCCTCCGGAAGCAGTTCGAGCAGCAGGCCCCGCAGCCGCCCGCGCAGATCATCACCGCCCTGCGGCAATCGGTGGAGCAGCACCGCGGCGGCGAAAAGGTCAGCGACGACTACTCCATCCTCGTCGCGGAAATCCGGTAA
- a CDS encoding DUF362 domain-containing protein, which translates to MSKSKVAILRTRPATVLEDIHRLMNLAGYQAALPRDRETALKINISWHFFYPASSTTPWQLDGVIRALKRDGYDPARIHGCHNRTVVIDARLGERENKQLPVIEAHGLKNVHLYEGEEWIHVREAVGDLADRFLCLNQVYPDGFMIPRRFIGENIIHLPTVKTHVFTTTTGAMKNAFGGLLNERRHWTHPVIHETLVDLLMIQKKIHSGLFAVMDGTFAGDGPGPRCMVPHVKNVLLASADQVAIDAVAAKIMGFDPLADLTFVRLAHELGLGCGDPREIELVGDADAAAENWHFTGPFRKMTFASRMQHLIYWGPLKKPVEWSLKTILAPWAYIASVMYHDSFWYPTHRKIVNDILRSEWGRLFQNWERLAIAPGDLATPGWADVGEAPAELKTESMKYFKQSLKILGTCVREAPEFAARKRRKAARKEAGG; encoded by the coding sequence ATGAGCAAATCGAAAGTAGCCATTTTGAGGACGCGGCCGGCGACGGTCCTGGAGGATATCCACCGGCTGATGAACCTGGCCGGGTACCAGGCGGCCTTGCCGCGCGACCGCGAAACGGCCCTGAAAATCAACATCAGCTGGCACTTTTTCTACCCGGCCAGCTCGACGACCCCCTGGCAGTTGGACGGCGTGATCCGCGCCCTCAAGCGGGACGGCTACGATCCCGCGCGGATTCACGGCTGCCACAACCGCACCGTGGTCATCGACGCCCGCCTCGGCGAACGGGAAAACAAGCAGCTTCCCGTGATCGAGGCGCACGGGCTGAAAAACGTCCACCTGTACGAGGGCGAGGAGTGGATCCACGTCCGCGAGGCGGTGGGCGACCTGGCCGACCGGTTCCTCTGCCTGAACCAGGTGTACCCCGACGGATTCATGATCCCCCGGCGTTTCATCGGCGAGAACATCATCCACCTCCCGACGGTCAAGACCCACGTGTTCACCACGACCACGGGCGCGATGAAGAACGCGTTCGGCGGGCTGCTGAACGAGCGGCGCCACTGGACGCACCCGGTGATCCACGAGACGCTCGTGGACCTGCTGATGATCCAGAAGAAGATTCACTCCGGCCTCTTCGCCGTCATGGACGGCACGTTCGCCGGCGACGGGCCGGGCCCGCGCTGCATGGTGCCGCACGTGAAGAACGTCCTGCTGGCCTCCGCGGACCAGGTGGCCATCGACGCCGTGGCGGCCAAGATCATGGGCTTCGATCCGCTGGCGGACCTGACATTCGTGCGCCTGGCGCACGAACTCGGCCTCGGGTGCGGCGATCCCCGCGAGATCGAGCTCGTCGGCGACGCGGACGCGGCGGCGGAGAACTGGCATTTCACGGGGCCGTTCCGCAAGATGACCTTCGCGAGCCGCATGCAGCACCTGATCTACTGGGGCCCGCTGAAAAAACCCGTCGAGTGGTCGCTGAAGACGATCCTGGCGCCGTGGGCGTACATCGCGAGCGTGATGTATCACGATTCGTTCTGGTATCCCACGCACCGGAAGATCGTGAACGACATCCTGCGCAGCGAGTGGGGGCGGTTGTTCCAGAACTGGGAGCGCCTGGCGATCGCGCCGGGCGACCTGGCGACGCCCGGCTGGGCCGACGTGGGCGAGGCGCCGGCGGAGCTCAAGACCGAGAGCATGAAGTACTTCAAGCAGTCCCTGAAGATTCTCGGCACGTGCGTCCGGGAAGCCCCCGAGTTCGCCGCGCGCAAGCGCCGGAAGGCGGCGCGGAAAGAAGCCGGCGGGTGA
- a CDS encoding STAS domain-containing protein: protein MPAPPLNIVTTRHGDIMVIKLDGIVDASTIDCLRRVLEPLCLQSGAHVIVDGALLTYINSLGFGLLFKLSQACRAQQGRLVVAGLQEKLRVVFRILGLEKLLSFAPTCEEALAAFARTANP from the coding sequence ATGCCGGCGCCGCCGCTCAATATCGTGACCACGCGCCACGGGGACATCATGGTGATCAAGCTGGATGGGATCGTGGACGCCTCCACCATCGACTGCCTGCGTCGTGTCCTGGAGCCCCTGTGCCTGCAGTCGGGCGCCCACGTGATCGTGGACGGCGCCCTGCTGACCTATATCAACAGCCTGGGATTCGGACTCCTGTTCAAGCTCTCCCAGGCCTGCCGGGCTCAACAAGGCCGGCTGGTCGTCGCCGGCCTGCAGGAAAAGTTGCGCGTCGTGTTCAGGATTCTCGGACTCGAAAAACTGTTGAGCTTCGCCCCGACGTGCGAGGAGGCCCTGGCCGCCTTCGCCCGGACCGCGAACCCGTGA
- a CDS encoding ATP-binding protein, whose product MADSAENVQIRVPGEARFLGLIRSVITMLARTAGFPDVDVDKIELAVDEACSNVMEHAYGDAAPKPALELEIRWEPGRFTVDIVDQGEPFDFAKYVAPRFPDHWVDGECRGAGLYLIRSCMDETQYESQPGHANRLRLVKLLQPT is encoded by the coding sequence ATGGCGGACAGCGCAGAAAATGTTCAGATTCGCGTCCCCGGAGAGGCGCGGTTCCTCGGCCTCATCCGCTCGGTCATCACCATGCTCGCGCGCACCGCCGGGTTCCCCGACGTAGATGTGGACAAGATCGAACTGGCCGTGGACGAGGCCTGCTCGAACGTCATGGAGCACGCCTACGGCGACGCGGCCCCCAAGCCGGCCCTCGAGCTCGAAATCCGCTGGGAGCCGGGCCGCTTCACGGTGGATATCGTGGACCAGGGCGAGCCGTTCGACTTCGCGAAATATGTCGCGCCGAGATTCCCGGACCACTGGGTCGACGGGGAATGCCGCGGGGCCGGCCTGTATCTTATCCGCTCCTGCATGGACGAGACGCAGTACGAGAGCCAGCCCGGCCACGCCAACCGCCTGCGCCTCGTCAAGCTGCTCCAGCCCACCTGA